Part of the Rissa tridactyla isolate bRisTri1 chromosome 3, bRisTri1.patW.cur.20221130, whole genome shotgun sequence genome, GTGTAGAGGAGATTTCTCTAAATGACCTGATGCCTATCTCCTTTAGGCTGTGACTAGGTTAGTACTGACAATGACAGGCACCAGCCCAGATAAACTAGTGAAATTctgagaaacagaattatttgTAATCTCCTCCAAACCTGTAAAAATAGTTGCCAGAAATGAACATGCCCCTTTCTGTTTACTGACTGTTACGTTGAGGCTGAGATTAGACATAGGTGTCTGACTTTTAGGCCCTTGATTTATGGCATATTCTACACTGCGTATCCTATGATAAAAAACACAGGATAGAGAGCAACAACGTACAATTTTACTCCTAGTTATTGCAATTTCCTCCAAGGTTCATAAGTTCACAGTAGGAAATATGttcttctatatttttaaaacccCAGGGACACAGTAATTAATATGTCATAAGTTTGTGTTTTACAAAATACACTGTCTGCCCAAAGTTCACCggatgttttcttttggaaatggagACTTCTTGCCTAATCCATTTTGTCTTAATCTTCCAGCTGCCTTTTTGGTAAAAAGTGagctgaagaaaaccaaaacattaacttttttggttttcttctttcttgtttaCTAACTTGTCAGTGTTCTAATGCTACAGTTCAACAATAATTCAACAATATTTTAACCTAATGAATTAATGCCTGATGTtcacttaaaataaatgtattacacTGAGCCACAAATACAGATTGTGAGACACTGCTGGCTGGGTTTTCCATCTGCAGAGCCTTTCCCCAGGAGTGCCTGATGACATCCCGTAGATAATTCAGACTCACCAGGGTCTCACAAAGCCTGTGCCTAACGCGGGTATTAGCAGCAGCGGGTATTAGCAGCGGACATTGGCTCAATGAAGCAGCAGAGTAAAGCAGATGATAGGGAATTTTtaaggggggcggggggtgcgtCTGCATGTGAACGAATGAAAATTAAATACGGGGAAGGATTGATTTAATCTGTTTATATAACTCGCTTAAAATTAACTCGCAATTAGGCCCTCACCAGGAATTACTCCGTGATTGTACCCTCCAGCTAACCTAATCCAAGCCTGGGTTCTGGGCAAGGCTGTAGTGTAAAGAGAAGTGATGGGCTGCTGCTCCCAAAACGGGTCCTTTTGGGGCCACCCCTGCGAAATGCCGAAGCGAGCCACTAGAGGGAACTCAGCCTGTTCCCTACGAGGCCTTGGCACTGGACTTTCCCTACTACTCACTTGGGCCTTTACTTTAAGCTATATGCATATGCACACTTAAAGCTATATGCATACGCTTTGAAGACACCTGCCACAGTAAATCCATCTGTTAAAGCAAATGTACCAGCATTCTTCCGTATCACACATGCACATGACATATTTCATCTTTTATATTAGTAGTAATGCaagttttttaacttttaactttttctctcttaattctTTGCTTTCCTCATCATTTCTTTGCCTACGTGGTGTCAGCGTTCTCTGGAAGTGAACCAGAAAGTGACTGAATGTGTTCCTGGTTACTAGTGGGTGTGTAGAACATGTTCCTTGTATTTCTGGCAAGGGACTTGGGAGTAGGATATTAAGGAAGGGTGGAGACTTGCTAGAGGTCCTTACAAGGTgaggtcggggcgggggggggtctggCTGTAACTGAGGAAGACAATATGGAGAAAGGTTTCTAAGTGGGCGAAGAGCTTCTTCCTTTGGTCATCATGTATCTTCTTTCTGCTCCTTCACCTCCTCGGTATCTTAAGTCTGCCCAGAGGGAAAGCACCGTCCTTAGGGCTCAGCCCACAAAACCATCTCAGAAATGCTAAAAGTAAGCAAAGCTCTTCCTAAGAAAATTGTGACTAAGCTGACATTTGGATCAGGACTGCAAGGCCGGATCAAGTTTACTCTTACCCTCACCCCCACATCTTCACGTTGTGTCCCTGCAGTATTTGAAAAGTAGGGCACGTTTGtgttaaaaattatataaaaatgcaaCAGTTTGGAAGAGTGCAGGTAATCAGTCATAACAGTAATACAGGTTAAGTCTTCAGGGTTGCCACAGGGGGAAGGAATAAAAACAGGCTGTTTTGCCTGTACGGAAGCTTCTGTTTCCTCTCAGGGATATTTAGGCGTAGAGGTTGCCCTCTCACTGTGTGCTACTTCTGGGGCAGTGAAGGGAAACCCCCTTTTTGTTGGAAGGCTGCCATCTCGGAATGCTCTGAAATATGCTGACATTGCCATCATATCTGGCACATTTCACAAGATTACAGAGGATGGTGACTACGTGATCCAGATGGGGGGGTCACCAGAACTGGGGGTTCTTGCGTGATCCCTCTCTTCACCCCAACGCTTCCTAAAGGCAGAAATTTCAATGCATACATTACCTGTTCATTCTTGTGTACCCAGCTATGGCTCTCCAGAGCTTCGAGAGTTATCCCAAACAGCACGgtagtcagaaaaataaatgaaaaataaaagaaatagaaattcattattgaaaaattaacagtgaaaatgaaaagtcTTGAAAATAGGAGTTTAATTCTGCACAGGCATAGTTAGTTGATCACAGTTACCTGTGTGGATAAAGTAATGGCACCTGTGTTGCCATTGTCTCTTTATGGAAGTTAACTTACGTGTCGCAAGAAGTCATACGGCTGCTGTTGATTTCGATTTATTAAAAATTTGAAATTCTACCCTTGGCCAAAATAGGAGAAAACTCTGCAGGTTCTGTGTTAAAGCCTTTGggatatttgttttcatttatgcaGAGAAAGTGTAGTTTCAGCACACGAGTTCAAAGGACattggaaataattttgaaattaaacaaaTGCATGTAGATGGACATATGGTAGAAGAGCAGTATAATAATAAGACATTATGAGAGAACAATTTCCTTCAGTGAGGGAAGAAGGTCTATAATTTGGCATGAATGAGGACTATGGATGGGGACTGTGGGGGAAGGCCAAAGAAATAGGTGACACAGGTCAGGACGAATATAGCAAAGGGATGGGGGCACTGGAAGCAGCAATTTTAGGGCCTGGGGTATGGAGAGTAAATGGGCTGACACTTTTCTCTCACCCATGTCTGGCTTTTAGATGCATCCATCTCCCCTGCCCTGTGTTTATATTGGGGTCTCTCTTGAAAGGGTCTAAACCTTTCCCCTTGGAAGTCAGTTATGATAGCCATCTTGGGGACTAAAAGATTATTTTGCCAACATATGACAGAAGATGTAGATACATATTAAAGCAAACAGAATCTTATCTGTGATCTACTTCATGGGAAGGTGGATGGGTAATTAACTAAACTGCCATATGTAAATTTAGGGAACCTTTCCCAGAAAAGGGAAGTCCCATATCACTAAATTGGTGAAGGAAACTGagaactgaagaaaggaaaatgatacAAATGGTACAGAGCATCACCCTGCAGATGTGAACAGACCTTGCAGGCTTTGGGATCTGCAGATGCTGAAGAGCATGAACAGTATGCTTGGTGCGTATGTGGCCTGTatactacttttttcttttcatcctaaAATATGACTCAGTGCTTTGGGGAAGGCACTTACAAACTCTGCCATGGTACCTGAGGGAAAGCAGGCCTTGTAGGTACTGAACCAATCTGGTACCtggtaattaattaaaaaaaggaatataaaccACAAGACCCTCTCAAAGGAGTGGTATAAACTCTTACCTTAAATCTCCTAGGACACAACCAGATTGGAAATGTATAGTAACCCCTGAACTATCCCTGAACATGCAGAGAGGCACAGTCCTACAAGCAGAATGCTGAGGAGTTTTGGACACATGAAGCAAGCAGGCTGTACTTGTGACAGGCTCTCAAACAGCAGACCTGGCCTGGCAAATTAGATAAAAAGCCTCAGTTCACGAGTCTCAGAGCTGCAGACTGCATTTTTGTCTTCCTGGCATCTCCCCCTGCCAGCAACCAGCCCAGGTCAGACCTCTCAGACTTCCTGATCTCTGAGGAAACAATCCTTAAACgctaattgtttgggttttttgaattGTGTTTGGCAGATGAATTCTGTGGTATCTGTGTGGACCAGCTCATCAGAGTCATTTCTAGTCCTCCAGGATATCAAGTGGGGCACGCTATGGTTATTGAGGCTGTGCTACATGCTTGTCAGGTCAATTCATACCATGTTGACAGGAGAAATCTCAAGAGAATTATTTCATCTTGTAAAAATCTAGctgtcctttgaaaaaaaaatacattctctcTTGGAGGAAATATAACCTGAACACAGCAGGTAAATGCGGCATACTCAAACTGATTTTTCAGGCAAAAAGAATCACGTGTATGAACATTTGCAGGGAAGTGAGGGAAACTGAGAATGAGGAAATGTGTTTAGGGGGAAATACAAGAAAAGAGAAACTCACAGCTGCagtgaaaagtaaagaaaacagatAGTCGGGGAAGGTGATGGGAAGGCTTGAGGTCTTAGGAAGGACTGGCTGGTGGTAGAGAGAGACTGGGTCGCTCATAAACTCCACCTTCTGTCCGGCTGTAGGAAGATCCTCTCTCTTGGGAAAGACTGGccctctttctgtcttccagGATCCAGTGCAGGCCTAAAGATAAAGCAAATGTAATCTTGAGAAACTATGAGGATAACATGCACGCCTGTGGCCCTCTCatccagctgctggctgcagctggtTTGCAGAGCGGtggagagcagcagccagcagaaactTTTGACTTATCATCAGCCTTCGCACTGCTGGCTGCGGGGACAGGATAGAGAGGATGAGGTGAAAGTGACAGTGGTGTATGTATAGATTATATATTGTATCAAAGGGTCAAAAACAGGGGGTGGAGAAAAGTAGAATAGTCATCTTTCCTGTGCAAATTACTAAAGTGATCATGTAACAAAACTGTATGCAACACCTAAACGCAGCCTGATTTATCTCACCAGCCATATCAATGACTACAAATGCCaaacatttcaaagcagaacATTATATTAATTGCATTTTGACATAGTAGGCAGCGGGATGAGGAAGACTTGCAGACCACGCAGCAACCGCGCGTACTAGCAAAGGAAAAACCTGGCTGGAGCTCCAGAAACTCTTGGTTCTCTTCCAGGGTTAGTGAACAGCCTGCTGAGTGATCTTAAGCAAGCTAGTTCCCTTCTGTACGCCTGTTTTTCCAGCCGTAAAAAAACGTGAAGCCTGCTATCATGCGCATACATACTTTATCTGACCGCTTCTAAAAACCCGTGGAAACCTGAGAGCAGCAAGCACTTGCACAGCATTTTGTGATACCTACAGCAGTGGTAGCCATGAAGAATGCTGTGCCAAGGTGCAGCTTCTACTCGTGAATAATAGGTACTGATCAGAGAGAAAAACGCAGTCACAAGACCTGCCAGCTCATATTGTCTTTCCCCAGATGGTCCCAGTCAATAATTGGTAGCAAATTGCATTTCATCTAGTCATTAAAATCCCCTAAATTTGCAGTAACATCAGATACTTTGAGAGGTAATTTTTTCTTGCAGTATCTTTCCTTCTCACATAATTCAATGGAGACAtctatgctgcttctcttttatCTCTTAGTTGACCTtgttttccagggtttttttctacCCGTCACatcaatattttttccatatcACTCCTAGTACAAAAATGTATCAGCACTTTCTTTGGTGCTTGCATACAAAGAATGTCTAAAATTTGGACAAGGTGTATCAATTTTACTGCTGCATTAATTCCTACAGTGACCTATTGATATTCTAAATATGACAACATGCAGTTTCTGGATATTCTGATGCTACGAATGCAACTTACAAAAGCTTcatgctatatatatatacacatacaagaaAATCACAGATCTCAAGCTAGGTATTATTTTAAGTAAAGGTGCACCTTATTCTTTCTCTATGTCACCAGGCAATAAAGAATCAAGATTCAGGtgatgagagagaaaataagagaaaggcCTGACTCTCTATACTAAGCCCTTCATTGAAAGTAGCTCTAGGTCTTGTTTCAGGGAACAAAAACCAAAGTAAATTGTATTTTGATGGCCATTGCTGTCACCACTTACAAGGATATTTGCAAATTAAAGTTCATAAACCTACCTGATGAAAGCACACGGCTTCATTAAAGGAGCAAATGATGTATTTCATAGAAATACCATCTCCTCAAAACTTTATGCTTCATGACCGTAGGGATGTCAAAACGCAATGACGATTACACCACTCTTGAAATACCTACAGCCATATACCGACCTACACCAAAATACTTAGGAGAGTCCTATAAATACAAGAGTCCTTGATCCCAATAACACTTCCTCTTTCTGGTATAAGTTACAGAAATCACACCAATTCGCCCACCAGTGGCAACACACAGCGTAAGTGCACGTAACCAGTGTCACTCTCAAACCAAAGACAAGGGTTTATGAACCACTCAGACTAAATGAACGTGTCTGCCACACACAGCCCTGAACGTGTGTCACTTGTAGGAGTGTCACTAGACTAACCTTCAACAAAAATATCAGCGCTTTTGACAGAGTTGGGGCTTTGTAAAATCTAAAAGGCCTATTTTTTGGGAGTTGAATCAATGAGATTTTGTCACCTCCTGGGAAAAGAGTTAGAGAGGAATGCTGACTTCAACACAGGGGAAGAAGTGTCCTACCTCTGCTAGGACAAGTTCTCCGTGCAAATTAATTaccaaggatttttttctcaaattcagctGAATTCTTGACCTTCCTGTCATAGGTCTGATAACATTCTTACACACTCtcaatgcaaaacagaaagttCACAGCCTCTGCGTTGCTGATAACATTCTGCTGCTTAACTTCAGTAGGTAAGTCATTTTACCGGATAACTTACTTACTTCTCCTTAATTGATGGATGCTCCCTTCATTAACCTTTTCTATTGCATCAACAACTCAACATTTCCTGCTATCAAAAATATTTAACACTGTGGTTCCTGTTCAAGAAGGTAGCATCAATTTTTCACagtaaatgttaatattttacaaCCTTTGTCTCTTACTTGCTTACCCCCTTGCCTCTTTAGGGTAAGGACAAGCCTATTCGTAACATAAAACCTTAGAAATTACAACAGAAGGTAATTCCCCTTAAACAGTTCAGGCAGGTGGGCatgtattaaggaaaaaaataactaaagaaTGCATTGTGAAACCAAAATTTGAAGAGTACAAGGGTTGTAGAACAAAATAAGGAATGTGTTTAATTGCATGATGGAAGCGTCAAGACTTTCTATGCAGAAATAAAGGTGAACTTATTTCCAACACCACAATGAAAACCAATCTATAATCTTCAGGCTTCATATAATCTATAGGGTTAATATTTGATCTCTAAACTgggtaaagcagaaaaaaatcctgaagtacGTCAGCTATCAAATGCTTTGTAAtgcaaaagcttgaaaaaaagccTCTAGAAATAATTACAAGAACTGCTTAAAATGACACTGCTTGGATAAAATATTaatcagctgaaataaaaatccaATTTGTGGTAAAAGTCACAGCTACATACAGGGGCTACTTAAGAATTTAACAGCATCTCTGAAGAGATACTGGTTTAACAGGAGTCCAAATGCACACAGGATTTCTAACTCCTGTTGCATTAGGAGACAGGAGCATTTTGGCTTTCGCAGAGCACCAAGCCAGCCGTTGCTAATAAAGCTGTCTAATGGGCTGAGGCTTAGCTGCGCGTGAAAACCCAACAACAGATACTTCTGTGCTCCATGAAAGCTAGTTTTTCAGGACTATCAGCACAGGACATGTAACGGTTTAAAAGTAAGCTGGTAGCTAACTCACAGTTGATACCCCCGCAGTTCTGCAGAGCATTGCACTAAAGAAGACTTGTAAGCAGATTTTCATTATCTAACCAAACTGCAGTACGTTCAAGTTTCCTTACTCTGACTGAACTCAGAAGACCTAATAAACGATTTACTTAATTCCTGTACAGCAGACAGATGAGCATCTGATCACAACATATCCACCAAGTTTGTTCATTTTCTCCCTTAAAGGCTGTTCACTTCGAAAGACTGTATTATTGCAAAGAAGTCCACCAAACATAGGAGtaatgtgtttgttgttttttttttcatttactggcTCTAAACTCAAACAATAGTATGTTCATGTAATACAATGCCTCGCCTTCAGGGAACTGGGATGAGAAATCCGTCAAAGCGCAGGGAACCTTGAAAGTGCAAATCCCTGTAAGAAAATACTGtagaaagataaaaggaaaaaaaacaaacctggggAAGTGGCAAATTAAGTGCATTAAGTGCAGAATACGGTGCTAAGAGATAACAACGTCCTGATTTTTCAGGCGATCTTGTTGAAGTGTGTACTGCATGTAGGCCTAGTTTTATAACCCGGTCTGTTGGCCAGGAAGGGACTCGACCCAAAGATCTTAAGATAGAAACATGGAAGCGCTCCAACACTTCTGCCAGATCACAGCAAGACCAGCGACACTGACGCacaagaagcctttttttttttttttgcgctgtTTGGAAAGACCACAGGATACATTGTTATCTTACCCTGATAACCTTTATGGTCCAACAAGGTatagaacattttaaattttcaagACTTCAAAAGTCTCATCCAACAGCTTTAGAAGAATTGGCCGAGAACCATCGGCACTTGCATTTAATGAATTTTGCAATCCCCAAGGATATGCCGGCAAATCGGGATAAAACAAAGAGGTATGTTACGCCGGTGAATTTTGTGGGGGATCAGAGTTACTCAAACTACGTAACTTGATGTCAGCTCCGaggggcagagaaggaaagaggcTGATAGCAACAGATAataatcagggggaaaaaaaattactccttttGAGTAATGCCGCCTCCATGGCTGACGGAAACTAGCTCTCGTCTAGCTACTTATCAGATTCAAGACAATCTCAAGTTCAGCTGAAAAAATGAACCATTGCCTAATGCTACAGGGAACTGCTAAAGGCGTTTTCCCTTTGTGCTTCATGATatttaggaaaaaggaaaaaaaaaaaaggcacaacagCAGATGAATACAGCACATACCAAATATAATAAACTGGGGCTCACAGTCTACTTGAGTCATCCCCAGCGAGATTCCACTAGGATTTTTCTTTGCCCTAACactatcaaaaatgaaaaaaaggatgaTTTATGTTCATTTTTAGAAGACCTAGCTTGGACGTGCTAAATTAGAGTATTTTCATTAGGCAGCAAACAGGGCTGTTGAAGCCATACATTTTACGTTGGGCATGTACCACCATTAATCAAGTAATACAGGACTATTTTGCAAGACGGCGAGCCTGGAAGACTTCAGAGTGGACTAAAAATTTTGTATGAACtcttagtttagaatgtatagttAAATAGCCTAAAAGCATTGTAATGAAAAAATCTGTCACTATAGAATTAATTTGTATAAACAATGCAAAGAAATTCTCAAATTCTCCCTTAATTTTTGAGCCATCCCATTTCAGGGCTACGTTAATGAATATGGAAAATCCACAGGGAGGGAACAAAGGCAATAATGTATTTCTGAAGCTGGAGAGCAGGTGGCATCACCCTCAATCTCCGAAAACACCTCAGCTGGGACCCTGCTGCTGGCGTTTCCTTCCTACACATCCTTCCCAGTACGCTTGTGCCCAGAGAATACTTTTTCAGTGGATCTGAAAACTTAGAGGTGCTTTTCTATCTTATGCAAATTTCACATATTTCCTGCTTTAAGTACTAGATTAGTCAAATACCTGCAAATCCACGTTATCTCCTTAACATGCCTGTCACACTAATCTACAGTCCAATTCCTTAAGGACTTTGGATCAGAGGCATGTAATTTCCAGCAAACATCAGCAGGAGACAAACCTGGCGAAAAACATGAAGTTTAACTTGCCCCATCCGTACTTTTCTGTCATTGCTACTTTTTGGTATCAACTCGTTCAATAATCACTTACTATGAAAATAGTTAAGGAGCACTGAAGCATGAATTTGAATGTGTAATGGCCCAACTTTCTTGAAATATGAAATTTCAAGAAACAAAAGGATAAGAAACCTAATATGACATTatcaaaaggaaactttttttaaaaacacaaggaATTCTTAATGAGCTATCAAAACTCTTAACTATTTGGACAGTTAAAGGCTGAGAAGGACAAAACATTCCTAATGATGCACTAGCAAGGCAACCAAATAATTTAAGTTCACGTACTTGAATtaacagacacatacacacacaaaagaaaaaacagagacatGCTTAAGGGGAGGCctaattgttttatttaattttttagtgACCAATTGGATTCTTGGCAGAaagctctgctcttttttttttttctttttttttttcctttaaagaaattaGCAGTGCTCAAATTGATGGGTTGGAATTTTACTCGGATTCcagttgattttaaaaacaaacagatgaacaGGAATTCCAGATATTGTTTCCAGAGCAGAGAGCAAAACTTCACATTTGTATGAAAATTCCATGTTTATACTCGACTGGGACACAGAATGTAAAACTATTGTCAGTAGTGCATGAGTAGAACATTCACATTTGATCTGGATCCTTAAAATCAGAAAGCTGTACTCTCCTCTCAGAATTTTCATTACCTTGTGCAAATCAAGTCAAGTCTTCATGTGTCAAGCACACACTTAAAATTGTCCATATTTTATATACAAGACATCTACCATTCAGGCAGTGCAAAATACATCCTTTCATAACAAAACTAAAATGTACCTCTCAAAGTATGAACAAGAATATACACATAATACATGATGTACACTATTTACACAACcataaaaaatataatacaagGATTTTTTAATGTGATTATAAGACTTGACAGTCTTTTGCAATTTTTGTTGCAACAAGGCATGTTTTGAGTTTCCTGGATGGAGTTGTCTTTGCCAATTACTCAAGAGATCTTGGAAACTATGCTTGAACTTTTAGGAGAGTTTTCAAATGGACTGCCATCAACTCCCTGTTTTGGTCAGACGGTTCAGCTGTGCCACCCACCCAGTGGCTGGGAGGCTTTGGAAGGACACTAGGAGATGGTGGGTCACTAAATTTTGCCCCAGcgtaattttctttttggttcacTTCAGTTAGGGTGATAGGTTTCTTGGGCTTGGCGTTTCTGAAGTTCTCTGTGTTTTTAAGTggctttttctcctgcttctgAATTATTTCCGGCGATACAGAATCTTGCCAAAAGTTCTCTATCTTTTTTGCCGAGGTGATCTTTGTCAGCGGCATGTTACATTTACTCTTCTGTCTGTTTATCTTTGGTTGTTCACACAGATGTAAACTGTGAACAGGCTGGCTGTAAGGGACGGCAGCCTTCTCAGTCTTTCCCATCTTGTTCTTTAAGAACTGCACAGACAAAGAATTCACGTCAACACACGACCCCTCTCCTCAAGAGGTGCCTCCAGCAGCGCCATAGGGACGGTACCGCTCCAAGGGTTCGCCCGCCCCCCTCACCCCGGGGAATGGGGGGTAGTAACGGCCGGGCGGGTAacgggccgcccgccgccctcctcccctACATTCACTCCGTTACCGCGTACGGAGCCCCCTCAGCCGGCGCAGGGGGGGAGAAGGGCCCGCCGCCTCCCCAGCCGCCGCCATGGGGCGCTGCGCCCCGAGCACGTCCCGCCCCGcgagcgcggggggggggggggagggggggccggCTGGCGGGCGGCCAGCAAGCTAAATCCGGCTGTTGCTGGGGCCAGCGGCGGGCGCCGATTGGTGGAGCCCAGCAGCCAATCGCCGCCCAGCGTTTcgctctcctctcccccccccccccccaacccccccgcccgGTCCGAACGGGCCGTAACGGAaagtgcctccccccccccccccccccacctccgggCACACCGGGGGCGACAGGAGGGGGCCGCCCCCTCGGCGGGGAGGATGGCGGCCTCCCGGAGTGCgggagaaggggcgggggggggagaagggaataAACGATAAGTAGCGGAGCCCCGTCTTTACCTCCTTCCTGAGGGGTTTGCTGGGCGTGGGTCTGgacggggcgggcgcggggggctcCTCCGGCGGGGCCGCTACCAGGCCGGCGGCGGCTGAGACCGTCGGGGCGGAGTGAGGCCGAAGTTCGGCCGGGCCGTGCGTTCCCAGGGGGGTCCTTCTCCCAGGCCGGCGCGGTGCTGTTGGTACTGTTGATAGCGGCTGGGCAGGAGtcccgcggggctgggccggATCTTCCCCTTCCTCCGCCGGACTCTCTTCAGCGCGGGCCGGGCGCTGCCCCCCGGGCCCgccaggcagcagctggctggTTCTCACAGTTGCTGTCCCCTCGCCTGAGGCGCTGGAGGAGAGCGGAGGGCAGCCGCCGGGGGTCTTCGGTGCCTGCCGAGATCCGAGCCAGGAAGGGCGGCGGCGCCGTGGTGGTGACCATGGTGGGTGTGGGTACCCAGAGCTGTAGCAAGGAGAGGGGTCGAGCCCGGGCGGCGGGGACGAGCGGGTCGGGTCGCTGGGAGTGTCTTGCCGGGCTTTGTCGGCTGAGATGGTGGCGCAATCGGATCCGCTGCTAGGAGAACATGGCGGGGGAGTGAAAGGAGCAGCCAGCAGCGCCCCGGTGTTGTTACCCGAGCGGGACACGCCCCCTTCCGCCCCCGCGCCAATCGTCGTGCGAGGATGGCGCGAGCGGCGCGCCTCTCTAGCGGCCGCCTCCAATCGCGGCCGAACGCCGGCTTCCCTGGCCCCGTCTCGGCCAGTCAGAAGCGACACAAACACTCCGCAGGCCGCCCAATCCGGGCGGACACAAACAGCGGGCACGCCCCAGTCTCCGAGTCACGGGCCCGCAGTGCGAAGTCAGCGGAGGGGAGAGGCGGGTCTCCGTGCTATAGCCGTCGGCCAATCGGACGGCACACAAacagccgcggccccgcccccgcgggccCCGCAGCCAATCGAAAGGGACGTAAACAGGCGGCGGCGCGCCCCCTGCTGGGCGGCGGCGCGCCGACGGACAAGCACGCGTCGCCCGCCATGGAGGTGCCGGCCCTGCGGCCCGCGGCGGCCGCCAGGCTCCCggtagcggcggcggcggcggaagAGGGACCCGGCCgtgaggcggcggggcggcggagccTGGAGGCGCTGAGCCTGGCTGCCGgtggggcagcggcggggcggcaGGTGCCGGAGGGGCGGCGAGCGACGCTGGCGAGCGCCCTGGAGCTGGAGGGCACGGTGCTGCGCGAAGGGCCCCTCACCCAGTTTGTGGCCAACAACCTGGAGCGGCGGATCCGGCTGAGCGGGGCCCCGCGGGGCGAacagccggcggcgg contains:
- the BORCS6 gene encoding BLOC-1-related complex subunit 6; amino-acid sequence: MARAARLSSGRLQSRPNAGFPGPVSASQKRHKHSAGRPIRADTNSGHAPVSESRARSAKSAEGRGGSPCYSRRPIGRHTNSRGPAPAGPAANRKGRKQAAARPLLGGGAPTDKHASPAMEVPALRPAAAARLPVAAAAAEEGPGREAAGRRSLEALSLAAGGAAAGRQVPEGRRATLASALELEGTVLREGPLTQFVANNLERRIRLSGAPRGEQPAAGGGTGGGSSIPAIDPGALQEVVALAGQVAAQVDELLRNVHCGLQALTALSVGCIQTYRDGVESLGEAADLSIRAMYALVARCEELDRAMQPVPALAKRIRDMKGTLERLEGLCK
- the PNRC1 gene encoding LOW QUALITY PROTEIN: proline-rich nuclear receptor coactivator 1 (The sequence of the model RefSeq protein was modified relative to this genomic sequence to represent the inferred CDS: inserted 2 bases in 2 codons) produces the protein MVTTTAPPPFLARISAGTEDPRRLPSALLQRLRRGDSNCENQPXCCLAGPGGSARPALKRVRRRKGKIRPSPAGLLPSRYQQYQQHRAGXGRRTPLGTHGPAELRPHSAPTVSAAAGLVAAPPEEPPAPAPSRPTPSKPLRKEFLKNKMGKTEKAAVPYSQPVHSLHLCEQPKINRQKSKCNMPLTKITSAKKIENFWQDSVSPEIIQKQEKKPLKNTENFRNAKPKKPITLTEVNQKENYAGAKFSDPPSPSVLPKPPSHWVGGTAEPSDQNRELMAVHLKTLLKVQA